One genomic window of Desulfovibrio psychrotolerans includes the following:
- the lnt gene encoding apolipoprotein N-acyltransferase, protein MHIFATAIAALGLWLGMANDLIQVPLFAMAFPVALYHIAQNSPTWQSALRSALLAGTAGYAACLYWIVIPLNTQAGIPWPLALPAPLLLAFYLSLYCGLFTVLIHRVAKRLSPTVLGVFAMLLWGTLELLRGTLFTGFPWAVLAAAFAPWPVMLQPLSFLGSYVYSGVLAGVACLLFESYSTRSARPALAALVVMAACAGWSWHMWNSPIVTTAPVRTLMVQGNIDQGQKWAPAYQNGTVHRYVDMTRAGLDKHPSDLVIWPETSMPFYLQEKQEYLSMLRELTIETQTPLLVGTPAYANGTQGRQWDTLNRAYLMGNDGFLSGWYDKEHLVPFGEYIPFGMHIPFLDVFFEGTGDFQTSSATHPIIHGNLAMGVLICYETIFTDLTQQRVRDGANLLVNISNDAWFGNTAAPEQHLQLAVLRAVEQGRYLVRGTNTGISAIVDPKGRILTRGALFKAEAVYGTAALVQGTTPFHRMYPNLHLAVLGACALLLARGAFGRPHSTRRKR, encoded by the coding sequence ATGCACATATTCGCAACGGCCATCGCTGCCCTTGGCCTCTGGCTCGGCATGGCGAACGACCTTATTCAGGTTCCCCTGTTCGCCATGGCCTTTCCCGTGGCGCTGTACCACATTGCTCAAAACTCCCCCACATGGCAAAGCGCCCTGCGCTCTGCGCTTCTGGCGGGCACGGCTGGCTATGCCGCCTGCCTGTACTGGATAGTAATCCCGCTGAACACGCAGGCTGGCATCCCATGGCCCCTCGCCCTGCCCGCGCCGCTCCTGCTGGCCTTCTATCTCAGCCTGTATTGCGGCCTGTTTACCGTGCTCATACACCGCGTTGCCAAACGGCTTTCCCCGACCGTGCTCGGCGTTTTCGCCATGCTGCTGTGGGGCACGCTGGAACTGCTCCGCGGCACACTGTTCACCGGTTTTCCGTGGGCTGTCCTTGCGGCGGCTTTTGCTCCGTGGCCTGTAATGCTGCAGCCCCTTTCTTTTCTGGGCTCCTATGTCTATTCCGGGGTTCTTGCCGGTGTGGCATGCCTGCTGTTTGAATCGTACTCCACAAGGTCCGCCCGCCCTGCTCTTGCCGCTCTCGTCGTCATGGCCGCGTGCGCGGGGTGGTCATGGCATATGTGGAATTCCCCCATTGTCACCACTGCCCCGGTGCGCACTCTCATGGTTCAGGGGAACATCGATCAGGGGCAGAAATGGGCACCTGCCTACCAGAACGGCACTGTCCACAGATATGTGGACATGACCCGCGCCGGGCTGGATAAGCATCCTTCCGATCTGGTCATATGGCCGGAAACGTCCATGCCCTTCTACCTGCAGGAAAAGCAGGAATACCTTTCCATGCTGCGCGAACTGACCATTGAGACGCAAACCCCGCTGCTGGTCGGCACTCCCGCCTACGCCAACGGCACGCAGGGCAGACAGTGGGATACCCTGAACAGGGCATACCTCATGGGCAATGACGGCTTCCTTTCCGGGTGGTATGATAAAGAACACTTAGTGCCTTTCGGCGAGTACATCCCCTTTGGCATGCACATTCCATTTCTTGATGTATTTTTTGAAGGTACAGGCGACTTCCAAACCAGCTCTGCCACACACCCCATCATTCATGGCAACCTTGCCATGGGGGTTCTCATCTGCTATGAAACAATATTCACTGACCTTACACAGCAGAGGGTGCGCGATGGTGCCAATCTGCTTGTAAACATCAGTAATGACGCATGGTTCGGCAACACGGCAGCCCCTGAACAGCATCTGCAACTGGCCGTTCTGCGCGCTGTGGAACAAGGCCGCTATCTGGTACGGGGCACGAACACAGGCATAAGCGCCATTGTGGACCCGAAAGGCAGAATCCTCACCCGTGGCGCACTGTTCAAGGCAGAGGCCGTATACGGCACTGCCGCTCTGGTGCAGGGCACAACGCCCTTCCATCGCATGTACCCGAACCTGCACCTCGCCGTTCTGGGTGCATGCGCCCTGTTGCTTGCCCGTGGCGCGTTTGGCAGACCACATTCAACCCGTCGAAAAAGATAA
- a CDS encoding HU family DNA-binding protein, translating to MNKSELIKTLSDQNGISIEEATTVVNIFVDSMKNALASGDRVEIRGFGSFKLKDYGGYTGRNPKTGEIVKVKPKQLPFFRAGKELKEYLNE from the coding sequence ATGAACAAAAGCGAACTCATCAAAACCTTGTCAGACCAGAACGGCATCTCCATCGAAGAGGCGACAACCGTGGTCAACATCTTCGTGGACAGCATGAAAAATGCCCTTGCCAGCGGCGACCGTGTGGAAATCCGCGGTTTCGGCAGCTTCAAGCTCAAGGACTACGGCGGCTACACCGGCCGCAATCCAAAGACCGGCGAAATCGTCAAGGTCAAGCCCAAGCAACTGCCCTTCTTCCGGGCTGGCAAGGAACTCAAAGAATATCTCAATGAATAG
- a CDS encoding MinD/ParA family protein yields the protein MTSNRTLSVCVLSGKGGVGKSNIALNLGYCMFRGGFPLLLMDCDLGLANLDVLLGVTPEYDMQKLLDTDMDPALIAVQVEPGGFDFLPAASGVPELVEMDADLREMLFRKLSPLFSRYDYLFMDLGAGINPTVLEFASMAHVRLVIVTPEPTSLTDSYALIKVLATQHGVRDFHIIVNQVEDRHEEEVTFKRLAAACDKFLGITPVLLGGIRADKMVPESVRRQKPLLKMAPSSPAAHDLFALAVKLQRLRTSMQAVISAGPFASETQPNFE from the coding sequence ATGACCAGCAACAGAACTCTCAGTGTATGCGTTCTCAGCGGCAAAGGCGGCGTAGGCAAATCCAACATTGCCCTCAATCTGGGGTATTGCATGTTCCGCGGCGGTTTTCCCCTGCTGCTTATGGATTGCGATCTGGGCTTGGCCAACCTTGATGTACTGCTGGGCGTAACCCCTGAATACGACATGCAGAAGCTTCTGGATACAGACATGGATCCCGCCCTCATTGCCGTGCAGGTGGAACCCGGCGGATTCGACTTCCTCCCCGCCGCCTCGGGCGTTCCCGAACTGGTGGAAATGGATGCGGATCTGCGCGAAATGCTGTTCCGCAAACTCTCGCCCCTGTTCTCCCGATACGACTACCTGTTCATGGACCTTGGCGCGGGCATCAACCCCACGGTACTGGAATTTGCCTCCATGGCCCATGTGCGGCTTGTAATCGTCACTCCGGAACCCACCTCGCTCACAGACAGCTACGCCCTCATCAAGGTACTGGCAACGCAGCACGGCGTGCGAGACTTCCACATCATCGTCAATCAGGTAGAAGACCGGCACGAAGAAGAAGTCACGTTCAAGCGTCTTGCCGCCGCCTGCGACAAATTTCTCGGCATCACTCCCGTCCTGCTGGGTGGCATCCGTGCAGACAAAATGGTTCCGGAATCCGTCCGCAGACAAAAGCCCCTGCTCAAAATGGCCCCCTCCTCCCCTGCTGCTCATGACCTGTTCGCACTGGCTGTAAAGCTGCAGCGGCTGCGCACCTCCATGCAGGCGGTTATCTCTGCCGGTCCGTTCGCCTCAGAGACACAACCTAATTTTGAATAA
- a CDS encoding GGDEF domain-containing protein, producing the protein MRKTNHEGPPTTKGELKDLSGELEQLRRLLVSHAAELKDENCSQQTLVAITRIVPGLTGEKWDELAAAHGLGDWMALGLDATSCANLLRLQKALEELTHQTEHDALTGLANRRAFTRHMRMEMERVERSNGQVSIAVLDIDDFKQVNDTYGHACGDEVLRVLAQVMRENIRAYDVAARIGGEEFALILPGAAALSAKALVERMLEAFRTRSFLCPPSPPFHCTFSCGVSCIRSKSLISSNKLLELADMALYEAKAHGKNRVHVARQQEASFDRSTMVHSNEKQFLFSGTE; encoded by the coding sequence ATGCGGAAAACTAACCATGAAGGACCGCCCACCACAAAGGGCGAGCTGAAAGACCTCTCCGGAGAACTGGAGCAACTGCGCCGTCTTCTCGTCTCCCATGCGGCAGAATTGAAGGACGAAAACTGTTCTCAGCAGACTCTGGTGGCCATAACGCGCATCGTTCCCGGATTAACCGGCGAGAAGTGGGATGAACTGGCCGCAGCCCATGGGCTGGGAGACTGGATGGCGCTGGGGCTTGATGCAACATCCTGCGCCAATCTGCTCAGACTGCAGAAGGCACTGGAAGAACTTACGCATCAGACCGAGCACGACGCCCTTACCGGACTAGCCAACCGTCGCGCCTTCACCCGCCACATGCGCATGGAAATGGAGCGGGTGGAACGCAGCAACGGTCAGGTGAGCATTGCCGTTCTGGACATAGACGACTTCAAACAAGTTAACGACACCTACGGGCACGCCTGCGGCGACGAGGTACTGCGCGTACTCGCACAGGTCATGCGTGAAAACATCCGTGCTTACGATGTGGCCGCCCGCATCGGCGGCGAGGAATTCGCCCTCATCCTGCCCGGTGCCGCCGCGCTGAGCGCCAAAGCGCTGGTCGAGCGCATGCTGGAAGCGTTCAGAACCCGCAGCTTCCTCTGCCCGCCGTCGCCTCCTTTCCATTGCACCTTCTCCTGTGGCGTGTCCTGTATCCGGAGCAAATCTCTCATATCTTCCAACAAGCTGCTGGAGCTTGCGGACATGGCGCTTTATGAAGCCAAAGCTCATGGCAAAAACCGCGTTCATGTGGCCCGCCAGCAGGAAGCATCATTCGACCGCTCCACCATGGTCCATTCCAATGAAAAACAATTTCTCTTTTCCGGCACGGAATAA
- the prfB gene encoding peptide chain release factor 2 (programmed frameshift), which yields MLHLADIRTRSITLAEQFSTLWRRLDLASSKSRLDEIEKQLSSPGAWDKPEKLTPVLREKSTLENEIARLDALRQAREDLDEWLTLAEEDQSAEILETLSAQADTLEELLQVTEMNMLLSAPEDGKDAILEIHPGAGGTEAQDWAQMLLRMYVRWADAQDFKAEYLDFLDGDEAGIKSVTLRIRGANAYGLLKGERGIHRLIRISPFDSSGRRHTSFASVDVIPDAGDDITIDMKETDLRIDFFRSSGPGGQSVNTTSSAVRITHIPTGTVAQCQNEKSQHANRDSAMQILKARLYDLELRKRQDERQAEYANKMDISFGSQIRTYTLQPYRLVKDHRTNTEIGDVEAVLNGRIDTFLRDFLLYLHAEN from the exons ATGCTACACCTTGCCGATATCCGCACCCGCAGCATAACGCTGGCTGAACAGTTCTCCACCTTGTGGAGGCGTCTT GACCTTGCATCAAGCAAGAGCCGTCTGGATGAAATAGAAAAGCAGCTGTCCAGCCCCGGCGCGTGGGACAAACCGGAAAAACTCACCCCCGTGCTTCGGGAAAAAAGCACTCTCGAAAACGAGATAGCCCGTCTGGACGCACTGCGTCAGGCGCGTGAAGACCTCGACGAATGGCTCACCCTCGCGGAAGAAGACCAAAGCGCCGAAATTCTGGAAACCCTGTCCGCACAGGCGGACACTCTGGAAGAGCTACTTCAGGTCACAGAAATGAACATGCTCCTTTCCGCACCGGAAGACGGCAAGGACGCCATTCTGGAAATCCACCCCGGTGCCGGCGGAACAGAAGCTCAGGACTGGGCGCAGATGCTCCTGCGCATGTATGTCCGCTGGGCGGATGCACAGGATTTCAAAGCGGAGTATCTTGATTTTCTCGACGGTGACGAAGCAGGCATAAAAAGCGTCACCCTGCGCATACGTGGTGCCAATGCCTACGGCCTTCTCAAGGGAGAACGGGGCATCCATCGCCTCATCCGCATCTCTCCGTTCGATTCCTCAGGCCGCAGACACACCTCCTTCGCGTCTGTCGATGTCATTCCCGATGCAGGCGATGATATCACCATAGACATGAAGGAAACGGATCTGCGCATCGATTTCTTCCGTTCCAGCGGTCCCGGCGGGCAAAGCGTAAACACCACCAGTTCCGCCGTGCGCATAACCCACATTCCCACGGGCACTGTGGCACAATGCCAGAACGAAAAATCACAGCACGCCAACCGCGACTCCGCCATGCAGATACTCAAGGCCAGACTCTACGATCTGGAACTGCGCAAACGGCAGGATGAACGGCAGGCAGAGTACGCGAACAAAATGGACATCAGCTTCGGCAGTCAGATACGCACGTATACGCTTCAACCCTACCGATTGGTCAAAGATCATCGGACAAATACGGAAATCGGGGATGTCGAGGCCGTGCTCAACGGCAGGATAGACACATTCCTGCGAGATTTCCTCCTCTACCTCCATGCGGAAAACTAA
- a CDS encoding hemolysin family protein, whose translation MDGGSDSRLWSLFSNIFHNKTGDSVEKAILEAREDGELEAVEGSMLLNVLSLDETQVDEIMVPRTDIHCASIDSSLIDVVKIIVESGHSRIPIFEGNRDNIIGVAYAKDLLQYLYDPARHDTPLRTIMRKPFFVPETKMVSDLLQEFRVRKLHFAIAVDEYGGTSGVVTIEDILEIIVGDIDDEYDLPKEDDIQPLTDTSYLLSGRALLEELEPALGISLASEQVETIGGYLSELAGHVPQAGESFMLEGYRFSVQDANAKQIQSILAERQE comes from the coding sequence TTGGACGGAGGCTCTGACAGTCGACTCTGGTCACTGTTCTCAAACATTTTTCACAACAAAACCGGAGACAGCGTAGAAAAAGCCATTCTGGAGGCGCGTGAAGACGGTGAGCTGGAAGCCGTAGAAGGCTCCATGCTCCTTAACGTGCTCAGTCTGGATGAAACGCAGGTTGATGAAATCATGGTGCCGCGCACGGATATCCACTGCGCCTCCATAGATTCTTCACTCATAGACGTAGTGAAGATCATTGTCGAATCCGGTCATTCCCGCATTCCCATCTTCGAAGGCAACAGAGACAACATCATCGGCGTAGCGTATGCCAAAGATCTGTTGCAATATCTTTACGATCCGGCACGCCACGATACCCCGCTGCGCACCATCATGCGCAAACCGTTCTTTGTTCCGGAAACCAAGATGGTGAGCGACCTGCTGCAGGAATTCCGCGTACGCAAGCTGCACTTTGCCATCGCGGTAGACGAATACGGCGGCACTTCCGGAGTGGTGACAATAGAAGACATACTCGAAATCATCGTGGGCGACATCGATGACGAATACGATCTTCCTAAAGAAGACGACATCCAGCCGCTGACCGATACCAGCTACCTCCTTTCCGGGCGGGCACTGCTGGAAGAACTCGAGCCTGCCCTCGGAATCTCGCTGGCATCGGAACAGGTGGAAACCATCGGCGGATATCTGAGCGAACTCGCAGGGCATGTCCCTCAGGCCGGAGAATCATTCATGCTGGAAGGCTACCGCTTCAGCGTGCAGGATGCCAACGCCAAGCAGATCCAGTCTATCCTTGCGGAACGACAGGAATAA